The following nucleotide sequence is from Candidatus Zixiibacteriota bacterium.
TTATATTGGCTTGACATACTCGACCATTTTATGAACTATATTGCTTTGGGTTTTTCTGTCTTTTTTGCCTGCATTTTTGTTGGTTGGATTTACGGCGCCGGGAAGATGCGCGATCATGTCAACTCAATTTCTGAATTTAGTATTGGCAAATGGTGGGAGATAAGTATAAAATACTTTACGCCTATTTTATTGGTATTGCTATTAGGAAATGAGCTATGGGCTCGGCTTAATGGATCTTATGAAAATTATGGCAGACTTGCAGAATTTTTAGCTGGCTGGCTAATTCTTATATTGATAGTTGTTGTCGGGTATTTTCTATATAAATCAAAAAGAAAGGCTTAATTCTATGCCTGCATCCGCTTGGATAATGCTGCTTATAAATGGCGGCATACTTTTCGGAGGGTTATTATATTGCGCGTTAAGAGCAGGGAAAGGCCCTTCAGATAAAAACAACGATATATAAGCAATAATTGCTTTTAGGAATTGTTTTGTTTGATTTTTAACCTTTCTTGCTATTGATCCTAAATCAGGATTAAACAAGAATGATTGCGATGATGCTGGGCAAGGATTTCAGCAAGACGAAATTATTATAAACCATATATTATATTCCAAAGAACTTTTTTAGGCAATGTTCTTATAGCATTGAATGAGCTTTTTAAGTAATTATCCCACATTATACTATAGTTATTAAAGGTTTCGTGACCGGTTATTTTATACATTGCTTTCAATTGCTGTACATGCAGTCGATGGTAGGGCAATGAAGCCGGGTTTTTAAATCCTTTATTTGAAATATGATATAAAGACCAATAATTTATATCATATTTAGGAAGCCATTTAATAAGAGTTTGCATGCCGTCATCATATAATGACTTTGCCTTGCCGCTGCTGTCAAAATTAATTAAATCACGCAAACCCCATAAAGCAAAAATAAAACCATTTAGAACATGGTTAGTTTTAGTAGAGGGATATTCATCATAAAATACACAATCTCCTTCATAACTGGCTACACCTCCATTGTCAGCGGTTAACCTAAAAGACAGCAGCGCTTTCATTGCAGTATCAATATATTTCTCATCCCTAAAATAAAGATAAGCTTTGGTCAAACAGGAAATAGCCATCCCCTGTGTCATTGCTGAAGGCCATGGCTTAAATAAACCGAATTTTTTTACTGTGGAGTTTGTTAACCATACGCCATTTTCATTTTGATTGGTTATTAGCCAATCTATCATATTTTTAAACACATCAAGATTTTTCTCTTGTTTTGACATTGAGTATAAATCACTATGCCCAAGAGCATAAATACAGATGAAAACAGGAAAATGTATAAATTTACCTTTATAATTATATAAAGGAACCGCTTTTGAATCGAAAGGACCACTATAATTTACTCTATGGGATTGATTAAGATAATAAGGCAATGGGTTATCAGGTTTAAAATCAACAGTTACTGGCGTATGATCATACCTTTTTATATTTATATTAGCATAATCCAGTAAATTATATATTTTATTTTTAAAATAGCTATAGTATAAAATTTTCTTTAACATCTTAAATATACAATGATAATACCAATTGCTTTAACTTGCATTTATCATGCTGATGTAAAAATGATATTTCATATATCATATTCCAAACTAAACCACTCAATAACCTAATCACAATTATTACTGCAACACTTTTATTTTAAGGCTATTCCACTTTAAAAACAACATAATTTTACAAGCTGATATAGATATTTTATTAGATATAAATTGGACAGCTTTTACCCCTGCCTAACAGCTAGCTGCATTTACAATAATTGATTAATTGAATTTACTTTAATAAAGCGACTTTCAACGATTTGGTAAAACCATTAAAGCTGACTACCGCAAAATAAATGCCCGATGTCTGTCTATGTGCTTCCCAATTATATACATGCCTGCCAACCTCAAGATTGCCCGCATACAACGTCTCAATTCTCTGCCCCAGAATGTTGACTATTGAGATGTTTACACTCGCCGGTTCCCCTATTCCCACAACGATATTGGTAGCTGCATTAAACGGGTTGGGATAATTTGTCAATAAAAACACCGTTTCCGGAAGGCTCTCGGTATCATCAATTCCAGTATTTTCGAAAGGTAAAGCACCCATATCATCGCCATACCTGCCAGTGCCTATGCATGGCGAACCATCCCGAAGATGATAATTTTTATTTGGTTGATCAACAAATAAAGGATCTAATTCCAAACTCCCCGTACCGGGGTTAGGGTCAAAAGCTGCGACCTCGCCGCCGCCTCAGCCAGGGCAATATTCAGCATAAGGAAACTCTTCAATATTGTAAAAATTATTAAAAGCAATGTATTCAGGATGTTCATCTTCAATAATGAAAATGCCATAATCGCAATTAGCTACAATATTATCCCAAATTCGAGTCCCTGTTTCATGGTCAATATAATATGTTTTTATCGCGGCGCTCTCGCAGCCATCAATAGTATTAGAAACAATATTTGCCGAAGATAAATTGCTTATAAAAATACCGGCAAATCCTCCCACGAGAACGCAGTTTTGAATATCGAGATTAGAAGAGTAAACACTAATCGAGGCATAGTATTCCTGGCCATGAATAATTGCGCCATTGCCATCTATGTAAACATTCATACCCTCAAAAACAGATAAATCGCCATTATATTCATCGGCTGGGTCAAGTTCTATATACTTATCGTAATCGCCATTGCCGACAGCATCATCATAGATTTCTTGTAAGCTTCTATAAGCATAAACATTAGCGATTAACAAGATAGTTATTATGAACGTCAACGCAGATTTCATGAATCCTCCTGCCGTATCTTAATTTAAAAATTTTAACAAACACAATAAGAAAGTCATAAATTAACAATTAAAACCTATTTAAAATGATAAATGTTCCGGTTTTATTATTAAGGAAAGCTGCAAATATTAAATCAATTTCCGCAGAATATTTGCCATTTCACGCGCGGTCTGAAAGCGCAAATCCGGGTCTTTGGCTAAGGCTTTGGCAGTAATTTTATCGAATATCCTCGGCACATCTATATTTATTTCTGATGGCGGCGGCGGCGTTGTGTGAAGGATTGAATATATTAACGCCGAGATTGTATTCCCTTTAAACGGTTTTTGATTGGTCAGCATTTCATATAAAACGACCCCAAGGCTGAAAATATCGCTGCGGCGATCGATTGATTGGCCTTTCAACTGCTCCGGGGATATATAGTTTGGTGTCCCAAGAGCAACACCTGATTGAGTTATGTTTGATTGAGCCAGCCGGGCAATGCCAAAATCCATCACCTTGATACGGTCGTCATTCAAAAGCATTATATTGGCAGGTTTAATATCGCGATGAATTATGCCGCGTTCGTGAGCGAAATCTAGCGCCTCGGAAATTTGAATCATTATTTTACAGAGAGTTTTGTAATCCCATTGGTACCCGGATGCCAGAAGAGCCTCAAGCGTTTTGCCGTCAAGAAATTCCATAGCGATATACTGAAGCGATTGTTCTTCGCCGACATCATAAATTGTAACAATATTAGGATGAGATAGGCTGCCGGCAGCTTTAGCCTCGCGGCTAAGCCTCTCCTTTAGCTCGTTCATTTCATTTGAATCGATGATATTATCCAGGCGGATTGTTTTTAAAGCAACCGGTCGGTCAATAGCGGGATCGAGCCCTTTGTAAACTGTGCCCATAGCTCCCTGTCCGATTGGCTCAATAACCTCATACCTGCCAAAAGTATTAGTTCCCGACGGCAAACCCGGTGAACTTGCAGCAATCGGCATGGTCTGTATAGCTGATTGG
It contains:
- a CDS encoding right-handed parallel beta-helix repeat-containing protein is translated as MKSALTFIITILLIANVYAYRSLQEIYDDAVGNGDYDKYIELDPADEYNGDLSVFEGMNVYIDGNGAIIHGQEYYASISVYSSNLDIQNCVLVGGFAGIFISNLSSANIVSNTIDGCESAAIKTYYIDHETGTRIWDNIVANCDYGIFIIEDEHPEYIAFNNFYNIEEFPYAEYCPG
- a CDS encoding MetS family NSS transporter small subunit; this translates as MPASAWIMLLINGGILFGGLLYCALRAGKGPSDKNNDI
- a CDS encoding T9SS type A sorting domain-containing protein; this encodes MELDPLFVDQPNKNYHLRDGSPCIGTGRYGDDMGALPFENTGIDDTESLPETVFLLTNYPNPFNAATNIVVGIGEPASVNISIVNILGQRIETLYAGNLEVGRHVYNWEAHRQTSGIYFAVVSFNGFTKSLKVALLK